Proteins from one Planctomycetia bacterium genomic window:
- a CDS encoding SDR family oxidoreductase, producing the protein MSVRDQVAIVTGASRGIGRAVALKLAREGVHVVLAAKTVTPDPKLPGTLQEVAAEIEKLGRKALPVRTNVRDTADLESLAKQTMDTFGRIDILVNNAGALWWYPVEKTPSKKFDLVMEVNVRASFVLSQLVLPAMMQQKSGHIINMSPPIDYSVLANRVAYMISKFGMTMLSKGLAEEVKPYGISVNSLWPKTIIESQASINFGLGDPSLWRKADIMADAVYEIVKEQPSRYQGEALIDETVLRHAGVTDFSGYACVPGSEPMELTWNMEAGRSPGK; encoded by the coding sequence ATGTCAGTTCGTGATCAGGTGGCGATAGTAACCGGGGCAAGTCGGGGCATTGGTCGTGCTGTGGCATTGAAGTTGGCCCGCGAAGGGGTGCATGTGGTGCTGGCCGCCAAAACGGTAACACCCGATCCCAAGTTGCCGGGGACATTGCAGGAAGTGGCAGCAGAGATTGAAAAGCTGGGCAGAAAGGCTTTACCGGTGCGAACCAACGTGCGAGATACTGCAGACCTGGAAAGCCTGGCAAAACAGACAATGGATACCTTTGGAAGGATCGATATTCTGGTGAATAATGCCGGGGCGTTGTGGTGGTATCCGGTCGAGAAAACACCGTCGAAAAAATTCGATCTGGTCATGGAAGTGAACGTGCGGGCATCATTCGTGCTCTCACAACTGGTCTTGCCAGCGATGATGCAGCAGAAATCGGGGCACATCATCAATATGTCACCACCGATTGATTACAGCGTGCTGGCGAACCGGGTGGCGTACATGATTTCCAAGTTTGGCATGACCATGCTGTCGAAAGGGCTGGCAGAGGAGGTAAAACCATACGGGATATCAGTTAATTCGCTCTGGCCTAAGACGATCATCGAAAGCCAGGCGAGCATCAATTTCGGACTGGGCGATCCAAGCCTGTGGCGGAAGGCAGATATCATGGCTGATGCAGTGTATGAGATTGTGAAGGAACAACCTTCGCGTTATCAGGGCGAGGCATTGATTGATGAAACGGTGCTACGTCATGCAGGAGTGACGGACTTTTCCGGATATGCCTGTGTGCCTGGTTCAGAACCGATGGAACTGACTTGGAATATGGAAGCGGGCAGGTCGCCAGGAAAGTGA
- a CDS encoding serine/threonine protein kinase, with product MALDVIKIKDIFLEALAKPTAQERYQFVEQACENDKESLDYIKGMLDAHERYATPVPDGTTKFEPVTHSQQTAYPAGTIIDQKYKIIELIAEGGMGSVYRANRITELRMEVALKIIKPGMDSRQILSRFNLERQALALMAHENIAKVYDAGTTVTGLPYFVMELVKGSSLTKFCDDHKLSVQERLSLFEKICSGVQHAHQKGIVHRDLKPNNILVGMYDDKPIPKIIDFGLAKALHQPLLDESFHTRLGTIVGTWQYTAPEQAQVNNLDVDTRADIYSLGVILYELLTGQTPIERAKLKHAAYNEVMRIIREEEPPKPSTKIHSSDQLPSIAALRRVEPLKLERMVRGELDWIVMKALEKDRNRRYGTANELGKDVVCFLKDEPISAGPPSMSYRVYKLLHKHRGKVLIASLFLATVLIGSIVSSVGWYRAYREKQRADLAVDRKQAVNHFFLKEVLSEADPHIQIKPEQNFVSNITVLQALDNAAVKVSKQFANNPELQAEIHLTIGKTYQGLGEFKKARLHFERAEKLFLQLNGTQDEQRLTALFELGHVAILLSEFTQGERILTDVLTLCSATRSKYDPLSLQTKTLLANTYAYTNRYLQAEQLLKEVFALQKEKLSLNHVDTLYTQRELASLMVDVGQNETALNMLKEVLDYLPGLIGKENPQVLTTQNNYAYALQSMKRLDEAASIMKDVVAISNKTQGAENPNTLKFKTQLASVYFNLKQYDEAIQIFVQIIPIMKRINGPVSYETLAAIQGYGACLTTQGKFEEAEKLLMDAYAGCKGTLGDNNDKTILILENLVTLFESSGNQEKLKEYRDQLTVLRKSATR from the coding sequence ATGGCTTTGGATGTCATCAAAATCAAAGATATCTTTCTGGAAGCATTGGCAAAGCCCACAGCTCAGGAACGGTATCAATTCGTTGAGCAGGCATGTGAAAACGATAAGGAATCATTGGATTACATTAAGGGCATGCTTGATGCTCATGAACGATATGCCACTCCGGTGCCAGATGGCACCACAAAATTTGAACCAGTAACTCATAGCCAACAGACCGCATACCCAGCGGGCACCATTATAGATCAGAAGTACAAAATTATTGAACTGATCGCAGAAGGTGGCATGGGCAGCGTGTATCGTGCCAACCGAATTACCGAACTTCGGATGGAAGTAGCACTCAAGATTATTAAGCCTGGTATGGATTCCCGGCAGATACTCAGCCGTTTCAACCTGGAACGACAGGCTCTGGCACTGATGGCTCACGAAAACATTGCCAAGGTTTATGACGCAGGCACGACGGTTACAGGCTTGCCTTACTTTGTGATGGAACTGGTCAAGGGATCATCTCTCACAAAATTCTGCGACGACCACAAGCTCTCAGTGCAGGAACGGCTGTCATTATTTGAAAAAATCTGTTCGGGTGTGCAGCATGCTCATCAGAAGGGTATCGTGCATCGTGATTTGAAGCCGAACAACATACTCGTCGGGATGTATGATGATAAGCCGATCCCGAAGATCATTGATTTCGGACTGGCGAAGGCGTTGCATCAGCCGTTGCTGGATGAATCGTTTCATACCCGACTCGGTACGATCGTTGGTACCTGGCAGTACACAGCCCCCGAGCAGGCCCAGGTCAACAACCTGGATGTGGATACGCGTGCCGACATCTATTCTCTGGGTGTGATACTGTATGAACTGTTGACCGGGCAAACACCCATTGAGCGCGCCAAGTTAAAGCATGCAGCGTACAACGAAGTGATGCGCATCATCCGGGAAGAAGAACCGCCCAAGCCCAGCACCAAAATTCATTCGAGTGATCAGTTGCCCAGTATTGCTGCCCTGCGGCGCGTGGAGCCATTGAAGCTGGAACGTATGGTGCGCGGTGAACTCGACTGGATCGTAATGAAGGCGCTGGAGAAGGATCGTAATCGCCGATATGGAACGGCAAATGAACTGGGCAAAGATGTTGTTTGCTTTTTGAAAGATGAGCCGATTTCAGCTGGCCCGCCTTCCATGAGTTATCGGGTCTACAAGCTGCTCCACAAGCATCGCGGCAAGGTACTTATTGCCTCTCTGTTCCTTGCAACCGTGCTGATCGGATCGATCGTTTCCAGCGTCGGCTGGTATCGGGCTTACCGGGAAAAGCAGCGTGCTGACCTGGCAGTGGACAGGAAGCAGGCCGTGAATCACTTCTTCCTGAAAGAAGTGCTGAGTGAGGCGGATCCGCATATTCAGATCAAGCCGGAACAGAATTTCGTCAGCAACATTACCGTGTTGCAGGCACTGGATAATGCAGCAGTAAAAGTCAGCAAGCAGTTTGCAAACAACCCGGAACTTCAAGCGGAAATACATTTAACCATCGGCAAGACGTACCAGGGGCTTGGTGAATTCAAGAAAGCACGTCTGCATTTTGAGAGAGCTGAAAAGCTGTTTCTCCAGTTAAATGGCACGCAGGATGAACAGAGGCTGACCGCACTTTTTGAACTGGGGCATGTGGCCATTCTGTTGAGTGAATTTACCCAGGGCGAAAGAATACTAACCGATGTTCTGACGTTGTGTTCAGCAACCAGAAGTAAATATGATCCGCTGTCGTTACAGACTAAGACTTTATTGGCAAATACCTATGCCTATACGAACAGATATCTGCAGGCTGAACAATTATTGAAGGAAGTTTTCGCGTTACAGAAGGAGAAGCTCAGCCTGAACCATGTGGATACGCTTTATACTCAGCGTGAACTGGCCAGCCTGATGGTGGATGTCGGTCAGAATGAAACTGCTTTGAACATGTTAAAGGAAGTGCTTGATTATCTTCCCGGTTTAATTGGCAAGGAAAATCCTCAGGTACTGACAACACAGAATAATTATGCGTATGCCCTTCAATCCATGAAGAGACTGGATGAAGCTGCCAGCATCATGAAGGATGTGGTAGCCATTTCCAACAAAACTCAGGGAGCAGAAAACCCCAATACTCTGAAGTTCAAGACACAATTGGCGAGTGTGTACTTCAATCTGAAGCAATACGACGAAGCAATTCAGATTTTCGTTCAGATCATTCCGATCATGAAGAGAATCAATGGCCCCGTGTCGTATGAAACACTGGCCGCCATTCAGGGTTACGGTGCATGTCTGACAACACAAGGAAAATTTGAAGAAGCAGAGAAACTCCTGATGGATGCTTATGCAGGCTGCAAAGGAACCCTCGGTGATAACAATGACAAAACCATTCTGATTCTCGAAAATCTGGTCACTCTTTTTGAGAGTTCCGGTAATCAGGAAAAACTGAAAGAATATCGAGATCAATTAACTGTTCTTCGAAAATCAGCAACCCGCTGA
- the secE gene encoding preprotein translocase subunit SecE, whose product MALAVQDAPSASSSPRKADPASLSWNGIVGTLYVVLAYLAITHLVPWGYSQVVTSTGLAAGAGLLAAICLAVALAIFLWLKLFPAQYGLRAAVAVGVGNIILGFIVIFLLGYIVDGIFGTWLENLGIRFWLGMAFMGALAAWWINRFIIKSFNAPNFPKRMQKLEDGGWFTAEPYKKVQGMKIRRITMLVIIATVGLGVYAYIWSRNTLSVTGSPYVWDIPFVSDASLILFRAAGLMIPFILLAGAIWFAYRLVNHPPMAEFLINTEAELAKVTWTSRKRLIRDTGVVLLTVLFFAVFLYLLDIIWVLVLTALGVLQR is encoded by the coding sequence ATGGCCCTGGCCGTTCAAGACGCGCCCTCGGCAAGCAGTTCTCCGCGAAAAGCGGATCCGGCCAGCTTAAGCTGGAACGGCATCGTGGGGACCCTGTATGTCGTGCTGGCATACCTCGCCATCACGCATCTGGTTCCCTGGGGCTACTCACAGGTTGTGACCTCGACAGGTCTGGCTGCGGGTGCCGGGTTGCTGGCTGCTATCTGCCTTGCTGTTGCGCTTGCCATTTTTCTCTGGCTTAAACTGTTCCCGGCTCAATATGGACTGCGCGCTGCTGTTGCAGTAGGGGTGGGAAATATCATCCTGGGCTTCATAGTAATCTTCCTGCTGGGATACATTGTTGATGGTATCTTTGGCACCTGGCTAGAAAACCTGGGTATTCGTTTCTGGCTAGGAATGGCATTCATGGGTGCACTCGCTGCGTGGTGGATCAATCGATTCATTATCAAAAGCTTCAACGCTCCCAACTTCCCCAAGCGGATGCAGAAGTTGGAAGATGGTGGCTGGTTCACCGCAGAACCTTATAAGAAGGTTCAAGGTATGAAAATCCGGCGCATCACCATGCTGGTGATCATCGCGACGGTTGGTCTTGGTGTGTATGCCTACATCTGGTCACGCAATACTCTCAGCGTAACGGGTTCTCCCTACGTCTGGGATATTCCCTTCGTCAGCGATGCTTCACTGATCCTGTTCCGTGCTGCCGGTTTGATGATCCCGTTCATCCTGCTGGCAGGTGCCATCTGGTTTGCCTACCGCCTGGTGAATCATCCGCCGATGGCTGAGTTCCTGATCAATACCGAAGCGGAACTGGCTAAAGTAACGTGGACCAGCCGCAAGCGATTGATTCGCGATACCGGCGTGGTTCTTCTAACCGTATTGTTCTTTGCTGTCTTTCTCTATTTGCTTGATATTATCTGGGTGCTGGTGCTCACCGCATTAGGGGTGTTGCAGCGTTAA
- the nusG gene encoding transcription termination/antitermination factor NusG produces the protein MSEAMSIQEAPLPEPTGNKRWYVIKVQSGREDTIKDAIERKIKIEPGMEQFFGQIIVPVERTVELVKGKKVTRTKKLYPGYIMAEVEFNDRVLYLFRETSGVGDFVGGGGIKIPLPMPQSEVDKILNQKKEVVAETPVAPKIDFHKGEHIKVKDGMFAGMEGEVSEILEAKGLVRVMLKIFGRDVPVELEYWQIEHA, from the coding sequence ATGTCGGAAGCAATGTCCATTCAGGAAGCGCCTCTGCCTGAACCCACTGGCAACAAGCGGTGGTACGTCATCAAGGTACAGTCAGGCCGTGAAGACACGATCAAGGATGCTATCGAACGCAAGATCAAAATTGAACCAGGCATGGAGCAATTCTTCGGCCAGATTATTGTTCCCGTGGAACGTACGGTTGAACTGGTCAAGGGGAAGAAAGTAACTCGCACCAAGAAACTCTACCCCGGCTACATCATGGCTGAGGTCGAGTTCAATGATCGGGTGTTGTATCTCTTCCGCGAAACTTCGGGTGTAGGTGATTTCGTTGGCGGTGGTGGCATCAAGATTCCACTGCCCATGCCGCAATCTGAAGTAGACAAGATTCTGAACCAGAAGAAGGAAGTAGTTGCAGAAACGCCCGTCGCTCCCAAGATTGACTTCCACAAGGGCGAGCACATCAAGGTCAAGGATGGAATGTTTGCTGGTATGGAAGGGGAAGTCAGCGAAATTCTGGAAGCCAAGGGGCTGGTACGCGTCATGCTCAAGATTTTCGGCCGCGACGTGCCGGTGGAACTGGAATACTGGCAGATTGAGCATGCATAA
- a CDS encoding acetyl-CoA hydrolase/transferase family protein codes for MASTLTDAVTPAEAIEVLRSGMNLFIHGTSATPTPLLEVLCQRTDLHDITIYHLHLCGPVPFADPEMQNRMRSVSLFTGPGLRQAVEEGRADYIPIFLSDIPHLVRSGKIRIDAMLLQLSPPDQHGHCTLGTAVEVARAAADVAPILIAEINDQMPRTHGNTVLPLSRLTRFTHTNRPMHETHGEPESSVEARIGEHIAELVEDRSCLQMGIGGIPNAVLTRLKNKQDLGIHTEMFSDMLLDLFNAGCITNRYKAVYPHRIITSFVIGTRRLFDFVHDNAMIEFHPCDHTNDTSLIRKIDRLVAINSALEIDLTGQVCSDSIGHRIYSGIGGQVDFIRGAAFSKGGKPIIALPSTAKKGAISRIVPELKPGAGVVTSRGHVHWIVTEHGAVNLHGLTLRQRGEALISIAEPDFRSELRNTLKAIRHF; via the coding sequence ATGGCATCAACACTGACCGATGCTGTCACACCTGCCGAAGCAATAGAAGTCTTGCGAAGCGGCATGAATCTCTTCATTCACGGCACTTCCGCCACGCCCACTCCGCTACTTGAAGTATTGTGCCAGCGAACCGATCTGCATGACATCACTATTTACCATCTGCATCTTTGTGGCCCGGTACCTTTTGCTGATCCAGAAATGCAGAATCGCATGCGATCGGTTTCTCTTTTCACCGGTCCGGGGCTGCGACAGGCTGTCGAAGAAGGACGCGCCGACTACATCCCTATTTTTCTTTCGGACATTCCTCATCTGGTCCGCTCCGGAAAAATCCGTATCGATGCCATGCTGTTGCAACTTTCTCCACCCGACCAGCATGGCCACTGCACGCTGGGAACTGCGGTAGAAGTGGCCCGTGCCGCTGCTGATGTCGCTCCCATCCTCATCGCTGAAATCAACGATCAGATGCCTCGCACGCATGGCAACACGGTTCTGCCACTGAGTCGACTTACACGGTTCACACACACCAATCGACCGATGCATGAAACACATGGTGAACCGGAATCCAGCGTTGAGGCCCGCATTGGCGAACACATTGCTGAACTGGTGGAAGATCGCAGTTGCCTGCAGATGGGGATCGGCGGCATTCCCAACGCCGTACTGACCCGGCTGAAAAACAAACAGGACCTGGGCATTCATACCGAAATGTTTTCCGATATGCTGCTTGACCTGTTCAACGCGGGATGCATCACCAACCGCTACAAAGCCGTTTACCCACACCGCATTATCACCAGTTTTGTCATCGGCACCCGCAGATTGTTCGACTTCGTTCACGACAATGCCATGATCGAATTTCATCCCTGCGATCATACCAACGACACATCGCTGATTCGGAAAATTGACCGACTGGTGGCTATCAATTCAGCTCTGGAAATCGATCTCACAGGCCAGGTCTGCTCTGATTCGATTGGCCATCGCATTTATTCAGGCATTGGCGGACAGGTTGATTTCATTCGCGGTGCAGCCTTCAGCAAGGGAGGCAAACCCATCATCGCACTGCCCTCAACCGCGAAAAAAGGTGCCATTTCCCGCATTGTTCCAGAATTAAAACCGGGTGCAGGAGTTGTTACCTCACGAGGTCACGTTCACTGGATTGTTACCGAACATGGCGCAGTCAATCTGCACGGCTTGACGTTGCGACAGCGAGGCGAAGCACTGATTTCGATTGCTGAACCTGATTTTCGTAGTGAGTTAAGGAATACCTTGAAAGCCATTAGGCATTTTTAA
- a CDS encoding fatty acid desaturase, translating into MSSATSDTSHTAIFGWPTWLKNIPFILMHLACLLVFLPDVHATPTAIGLCIGFYVLRMFGITAGYHRYFSHRAYKTSRWFQFVMAWLGCSAMQKGPLWWASHHRHHHLHSDHEEDVHSPHVDTLWWSHIGWVLSDDYVHTDWNAIRDFSKYPELQWLDRNHWVPGLTLAIISYLVGGLSGLVWGFFVSTVITYHATFCINSFCHIIGNVRYKTTDKSKNSALMALITLGEGWHNNHHYYQSSANQGFFWWEFDISYYLLKTLSWCGLVWDLRGVPETKKNPKPEALVEPVKPPPVIEAAPVPVPAMVSLQTAAHSVLSSLNHAAEVASQAATSARQLAAGAGTSLSHMAESAAAQAKQAHQALIHAAEIASQSSASLKDSASQVAHTAAETLFHALESAASLARQASHSAAVAIQASGEFASYAADSAQQRIHQAALAASEAWTQAVEKLSQAVQSLKSKAIAVEVVS; encoded by the coding sequence ATGAGTTCAGCGACAAGTGATACGTCACACACAGCCATCTTTGGTTGGCCCACGTGGCTCAAGAACATCCCGTTCATTCTGATGCACCTGGCATGTCTTCTGGTATTTCTGCCTGATGTGCATGCTACGCCGACAGCCATCGGCCTGTGTATCGGCTTCTATGTGCTCCGCATGTTTGGCATTACTGCAGGTTACCATCGATACTTTTCGCACCGTGCTTACAAGACCAGCCGCTGGTTCCAGTTTGTGATGGCCTGGCTGGGCTGTTCCGCCATGCAGAAGGGGCCTCTGTGGTGGGCCAGTCATCATCGGCATCATCACCTGCATTCAGATCATGAAGAAGATGTACATTCGCCACATGTGGATACACTCTGGTGGTCACACATCGGCTGGGTGCTTTCTGATGATTACGTTCACACCGACTGGAATGCGATTCGTGACTTTTCCAAGTATCCTGAACTGCAATGGCTTGACCGCAACCACTGGGTACCTGGTTTAACATTGGCTATCATCAGCTACCTGGTTGGCGGCTTGAGTGGCCTGGTCTGGGGATTCTTTGTCAGCACGGTGATCACCTACCATGCAACGTTCTGCATCAACTCGTTCTGCCACATCATCGGCAACGTTCGATACAAGACTACCGACAAGAGCAAAAACAGCGCGTTGATGGCCCTCATTACCCTGGGTGAAGGCTGGCATAACAATCATCACTACTACCAGAGCTCAGCCAATCAGGGATTCTTCTGGTGGGAGTTTGATATCAGCTATTACCTGCTGAAAACGCTGTCGTGGTGTGGGCTGGTGTGGGATCTTCGTGGCGTGCCAGAAACCAAGAAGAACCCCAAGCCGGAAGCATTGGTTGAGCCTGTCAAGCCACCACCAGTTATTGAAGCAGCACCAGTGCCTGTACCGGCAATGGTTTCTCTGCAGACCGCAGCACATTCGGTGCTTTCTTCGCTGAACCATGCAGCGGAAGTTGCATCGCAGGCGGCAACATCAGCTCGACAGTTGGCTGCTGGTGCAGGAACCTCGCTTTCGCATATGGCTGAATCGGCCGCAGCCCAGGCGAAACAGGCACATCAGGCATTAATCCATGCAGCGGAAATCGCATCACAGTCGTCTGCGTCACTGAAAGATTCTGCCAGCCAGGTTGCACATACTGCAGCGGAAACCCTGTTTCACGCATTGGAAAGTGCTGCATCACTGGCCAGACAGGCTTCTCATTCAGCAGCAGTTGCCATTCAGGCCAGTGGGGAATTTGCATCATACGCCGCAGATTCGGCACAGCAGAGAATCCACCAGGCGGCATTGGCTGCATCCGAAGCATGGACCCAGGCTGTCGAGAAACTTTCGCAGGCAGTTCAATCGCTGAAGTCGAAGGCAATAGCAGTGGAAGTGGTGAGTTAA
- the tuf gene encoding elongation factor Tu, with the protein MAKEVFQRSKPHVNVGTIGHIDHGKTTTTAAIVARQAWKNKVAAFKSYKDIAKGGTERDDLKTVTIAVAHVEYETDKRHYAHIDCPGHADYIKNMITGAAQMDGAILVVAANDGPMPQTREHLLLARQVNVPYIVIYMNKVDTVDDPELLDLVELEVRELLKKYDFPGDDVPVVRGNSLAVMQDPKDDAAGKCIDDLMNALDSYIPDPKREEDKPFLMSIEDVFSIKGRGTVGTGRIERGVCKVGDEVEIVGLSKELRKTVVTGVEMFQKTLDKGIAGDNVGVLLRGLERNDLERGQVLAKPGSIKPHTTFEAKVYVLTKEEGGRHTPFFANYKPQFYFRTTDVTGTVKELRSPGGGKAEMCMPGDNVEVTIELLPEQPIAMDEGLRFAIREGGRTVGSGVVTKILA; encoded by the coding sequence ATGGCTAAAGAAGTCTTTCAACGCAGCAAGCCGCACGTGAACGTTGGCACCATCGGCCACATCGATCACGGCAAAACAACGACCACGGCAGCCATCGTGGCACGACAGGCTTGGAAGAATAAAGTTGCCGCTTTCAAGAGCTATAAGGATATCGCCAAGGGTGGTACGGAACGTGACGATTTGAAGACGGTCACCATTGCCGTGGCCCACGTGGAATACGAAACCGATAAGCGTCACTATGCCCACATCGATTGCCCCGGCCACGCTGATTACATCAAGAACATGATCACCGGCGCTGCCCAGATGGACGGCGCGATTCTGGTAGTGGCTGCTAACGACGGCCCCATGCCTCAGACTCGCGAACACCTTCTGCTCGCACGTCAGGTGAATGTTCCTTACATCGTCATCTACATGAACAAGGTAGATACCGTCGATGATCCTGAACTGCTCGACCTCGTCGAACTGGAAGTCCGCGAACTGCTGAAAAAGTATGATTTCCCAGGCGACGATGTTCCTGTCGTCCGTGGCAACTCACTGGCAGTAATGCAGGATCCCAAAGACGATGCTGCAGGCAAGTGCATTGATGACCTCATGAATGCACTGGACAGCTATATCCCCGATCCCAAGCGTGAAGAAGATAAGCCCTTCCTGATGTCCATCGAAGACGTCTTCTCCATCAAGGGTCGTGGTACGGTAGGTACTGGCCGTATTGAACGCGGTGTGTGTAAGGTAGGCGACGAAGTTGAAATCGTTGGCTTGTCCAAGGAACTTCGCAAGACGGTTGTCACCGGTGTCGAAATGTTCCAGAAGACACTCGATAAGGGTATTGCTGGCGATAACGTCGGCGTGCTGCTGCGAGGTCTGGAACGTAACGATCTGGAACGAGGCCAGGTGCTTGCCAAGCCCGGTTCGATCAAGCCACACACCACCTTTGAAGCCAAGGTCTACGTGCTGACCAAGGAAGAAGGCGGTCGTCACACTCCATTCTTCGCCAACTATAAGCCACAGTTCTACTTCCGCACCACCGATGTGACTGGTACTGTGAAGGAACTGCGTTCTCCAGGTGGTGGCAAGGCTGAAATGTGTATGCCCGGCGACAATGTGGAAGTAACGATTGAACTGCTCCCTGAGCAGCCCATCGCTATGGATGAAGGTCTTCGCTTTGCTATCCGAGAAGGTGGCAGAACGGTTGGTTCAGGCGTTGTAACGAAGATTCTGGCATAA
- a CDS encoding Uma2 family endonuclease has translation MSSGTTLELTPEGYLHMERGAAFRSEYVRGETFAMAGSNRNHHRIAGNIFNYLSSVLKNTPCEVFIHDMRVSPTNDNYYYPDVFVACEKIQYLDSMQDTILIPVIIFEVLSKSTEDYDRGGKFTDYRKASSLKDYVLVNQFGVLVEHHARQADNRWLMTEYKSLSDEVKLSALPISIPLSVIYESIKWENAD, from the coding sequence ATGTCAAGTGGCACAACATTAGAACTGACGCCCGAAGGCTACCTGCACATGGAACGAGGAGCAGCGTTCCGAAGTGAATACGTGCGCGGCGAAACCTTTGCCATGGCCGGCTCAAATCGCAATCATCATCGGATTGCTGGCAATATTTTCAACTACCTTTCGAGCGTTCTGAAGAACACGCCTTGCGAAGTTTTTATTCATGACATGCGAGTCAGCCCCACCAACGATAATTACTATTATCCTGACGTCTTTGTAGCTTGCGAGAAAATCCAGTACCTCGACAGCATGCAGGATACTATTCTGATTCCTGTCATCATTTTCGAAGTGCTTTCAAAATCGACAGAAGATTATGATCGCGGCGGCAAATTTACCGACTATCGCAAAGCCAGCAGCTTGAAAGATTACGTGCTCGTCAACCAGTTTGGGGTATTGGTAGAACATCACGCCAGACAAGCCGACAACCGCTGGCTCATGACGGAATACAAATCACTCAGCGACGAAGTTAAACTCTCCGCCCTTCCCATCTCGATTCCACTCTCTGTGATTTACGAATCAATTAAATGGGAAAATGCTGACTAA